Proteins encoded within one genomic window of Halodesulfurarchaeum formicicum:
- a CDS encoding DUF368 domain-containing protein, whose translation MAARDWLAVYLKGFAMGTADAIPGVSGGTIALIAGIYDRLVTAIAGLDVEGGLALLGALLGSHEAQGRREAVDRFVELDLHFLAVLGIGIVTAAVTAANVIHLAVGSYPGPTYAFFFGLIAASVVVLRVAMAIDTPRGIAIAVAGFAVAWVLTGVTSTSIGDGLGLVFLSGAVAICAMILPGISGSLILLALGQYERIVGTVRELTTALVGGGDLLGPATVLAVFALGAGLGVLAFARVVAWALETDRSATLTFLVALMAGALRAPGSEILEATETWTPGATAALLGMGILGGGLVLVLDRVTAGVEY comes from the coding sequence ATGGCCGCCCGAGACTGGCTCGCGGTCTACCTCAAGGGCTTCGCGATGGGCACCGCTGACGCCATCCCCGGCGTCTCTGGCGGCACGATCGCGCTCATCGCGGGCATCTACGACCGCCTGGTGACCGCCATTGCCGGCCTCGACGTCGAGGGCGGGCTGGCGCTCCTCGGTGCACTGCTGGGGAGCCACGAGGCCCAGGGTCGCCGCGAGGCCGTCGACCGGTTCGTCGAACTGGACCTGCACTTCCTGGCGGTGCTCGGGATCGGGATCGTGACTGCAGCCGTCACCGCGGCGAACGTGATCCATCTCGCCGTGGGGTCCTACCCCGGCCCGACCTACGCCTTCTTCTTCGGGCTGATCGCCGCCTCGGTGGTCGTGCTCCGCGTGGCCATGGCGATCGACACCCCGCGAGGCATCGCCATCGCGGTGGCCGGCTTCGCCGTCGCCTGGGTGCTCACCGGCGTGACCAGCACCTCGATCGGCGACGGGCTCGGCCTGGTCTTTCTCTCGGGCGCGGTCGCCATCTGCGCGATGATCCTGCCAGGGATCTCCGGCTCGCTCATCCTGCTCGCACTCGGCCAGTACGAGCGGATCGTGGGGACGGTCCGAGAGCTCACGACCGCGCTGGTCGGCGGTGGGGACCTCCTCGGGCCGGCAACAGTGCTTGCAGTCTTCGCCCTGGGAGCGGGCCTTGGTGTGTTGGCCTTCGCCCGCGTGGTCGCCTGGGCGCTCGAAACCGACCGTAGCGCCACGCTGACCTTCCTCGTGGCGCTCATGGCTGGCGCGCTCAGGGCCCCAGGGAGCGAGATTCTTGAGGCCACTGAGACTTGGACGCCAGGGGCGACCGCCGCTCTGCTGGGGATGGGGATCCTCGGGGGCGGCCTGGTACTCGTCCTCGACCGTGTGACCGCCGGCGTCGAGTACTGA
- a CDS encoding oligosaccharyl transferase, archaeosortase A system-associated, translating into MSDDSTASGSTIDMEALTDTFRRWYHVPALVLAVVTMFFIRIQSADRFLQPGKTYLAGNDAWYHLRQVQYSVENGLATMPFDVWTGFAAGNNSGQFGTLFDQLIATAALIVGLGDPSSQQVATVVAFAPAIFGALVAIPTFLIARRFGGNIVGVIAAFVLALLPGLFLQRGTIGSADHNVAEPLFMSLAILGLLVAFAVADRERPVWEQLLELDIAGLRNVIGWGVLAGVAMAAYMWMWPPGVFLVGIVGIFLLVSLSSDVTSGVSPDHTAIPATIAMVTTGILMLVPLRYLEFSATGYTLLQVIAPLVVAAGAVFLSWLAREWEARNLEPTYYPPAVLGILVVSTGAGLLVVPDLVGMILNELIRIVGLSTGATTRTISEAQPFLQSRADRLGLGAWQAFFYEYGAAFFLALLGGLWMILRPHLLSSDSRRISMAAGVLLLGGLFVGFPAIPTALGGIIGLSGDLFGLLVLSLAVAAALIAGDYPTEQILLVVWAAFMLAAALTQVRFNYYLVVPVAILAAYAVGRVIDVFGVSLATLSPRSIDWSHVMLVVTIVLLLFAPMVAPISFANQDGRQVQMQTAVQTGANAGPGAVTEWDSTLGWMQNNTPEVGNYGGAGNADQLDYDGTYAIPEGDDYDYPEGAYGVMSWWDYGHWITVLGERIPVANPFQQHATQAANYLLAGDEETANERLAATDEDDAETQYVAVDYKMVDTQGKFSAPTVFYNANDSLSYDNMTDGQILGPNAGTYLNSGFRPPVTTLKTQRYYESQMVRLYHHHGSAVEANTVVQYENREYEQYQNPVPTYATSRTFRSSEAAQEFAANDSNAIVGGVADFPREDLKALEHYRLVRVSEDATVRQQKLANLEFREGEQPTWVKLFERVPGATIEGEGPADSTVTATVELESNAPYNDSTFTYTQHAETDANGDFEMTLPYASTDYDAWGPEDGYTNTSVRATGPYEFSTPTTVDRANETMTTHSATVDVPEGTVIGASDEPITVTLDEQVIDTGQEDTQTDTNTTDTTNETVESVGTSGLPEVTAQPTE; encoded by the coding sequence ATGAGCGACGACTCGACAGCGAGTGGCTCCACTATCGACATGGAGGCACTCACGGACACGTTCCGGCGCTGGTACCACGTGCCGGCGCTGGTACTGGCCGTCGTGACGATGTTCTTCATCCGGATCCAATCCGCGGATCGATTCCTCCAGCCCGGAAAAACGTACCTCGCGGGGAACGACGCCTGGTATCACCTTCGCCAGGTCCAGTACTCCGTTGAGAACGGGCTCGCGACGATGCCATTTGACGTCTGGACTGGATTCGCCGCAGGAAACAATTCCGGCCAGTTCGGCACACTCTTCGACCAGCTGATCGCCACAGCAGCCCTCATTGTCGGCCTGGGTGACCCATCGAGCCAGCAAGTTGCCACTGTCGTGGCCTTCGCCCCCGCAATCTTCGGTGCGCTGGTTGCGATCCCGACCTTCCTCATCGCTCGAAGATTCGGCGGCAACATCGTCGGCGTAATCGCTGCCTTCGTTCTCGCACTTCTCCCTGGTCTCTTCCTCCAGCGTGGCACCATCGGTTCAGCGGACCACAACGTCGCCGAACCGCTCTTCATGTCCCTGGCGATCCTGGGCCTCTTGGTCGCCTTTGCCGTCGCCGACCGCGAACGCCCGGTCTGGGAGCAACTCCTCGAACTCGATATCGCCGGCCTGCGAAACGTCATCGGCTGGGGCGTCCTCGCGGGCGTGGCCATGGCCGCGTACATGTGGATGTGGCCGCCCGGCGTCTTCCTCGTGGGTATCGTCGGCATCTTCCTGCTCGTCTCACTCTCCAGTGACGTCACGAGTGGCGTCAGCCCGGATCACACCGCCATCCCAGCCACTATCGCAATGGTCACAACCGGGATTCTCATGCTCGTCCCGCTGCGTTACCTTGAATTTTCCGCGACGGGCTACACACTACTCCAAGTTATCGCCCCACTGGTGGTCGCCGCCGGAGCAGTCTTCCTCTCGTGGCTGGCTCGCGAGTGGGAGGCACGGAACCTCGAACCGACCTATTACCCACCTGCAGTGCTGGGTATCCTGGTAGTCAGCACAGGCGCGGGACTGCTCGTCGTCCCCGATCTGGTCGGAATGATCCTCAATGAACTCATCCGCATCGTCGGCCTCTCCACGGGTGCAACCACCCGCACCATCAGCGAGGCCCAGCCCTTCCTCCAGTCCCGCGCCGACCGACTCGGCCTGGGGGCCTGGCAGGCCTTCTTCTACGAGTACGGCGCGGCCTTCTTCCTCGCCCTGCTGGGCGGGCTCTGGATGATCCTCCGGCCACACCTCCTGAGTTCTGACTCCCGCCGCATCAGCATGGCCGCGGGCGTGCTCCTGCTGGGTGGGCTCTTCGTCGGCTTCCCGGCCATTCCCACGGCCCTCGGGGGCATCATCGGCCTCAGCGGGGACCTCTTCGGCCTGCTGGTGCTCAGCCTGGCCGTCGCCGCCGCACTGATCGCCGGGGACTACCCCACCGAGCAAATCCTGCTCGTGGTCTGGGCGGCGTTCATGCTCGCCGCGGCACTCACCCAGGTCCGGTTCAACTACTACCTCGTCGTCCCGGTCGCCATCCTCGCGGCCTACGCGGTCGGGCGCGTGATCGACGTCTTCGGCGTCAGCCTGGCGACTCTCTCCCCGCGCTCGATCGACTGGAGTCACGTCATGCTCGTCGTGACCATCGTGCTCCTGCTCTTTGCACCCATGGTCGCCCCGATCAGCTTCGCGAACCAGGACGGCCGGCAGGTCCAGATGCAAACCGCCGTCCAGACCGGCGCGAACGCCGGGCCTGGGGCCGTCACCGAGTGGGACAGCACCCTGGGCTGGATGCAGAACAACACCCCCGAAGTGGGGAACTACGGGGGTGCGGGCAACGCTGATCAACTCGATTACGACGGCACCTACGCCATTCCCGAGGGTGATGATTATGACTACCCCGAAGGGGCCTACGGCGTGATGAGCTGGTGGGACTACGGCCACTGGATCACGGTGCTGGGCGAGCGCATCCCGGTCGCGAACCCGTTCCAGCAGCACGCCACCCAGGCCGCGAACTACCTGCTCGCCGGTGACGAGGAGACCGCCAACGAGCGGCTTGCGGCCACCGACGAGGACGACGCCGAAACCCAGTACGTGGCCGTCGACTACAAGATGGTCGACACCCAGGGCAAGTTCAGCGCGCCCACGGTCTTCTACAACGCGAACGACAGCCTGAGTTACGACAACATGACCGACGGGCAGATCCTGGGCCCGAACGCCGGGACCTACCTCAACTCGGGCTTCCGGCCACCCGTGACCACGCTGAAAACCCAGCGCTACTACGAGAGCCAGATGGTCCGGCTCTATCACCACCACGGGAGCGCGGTCGAGGCGAACACCGTCGTCCAGTACGAGAACCGCGAGTACGAGCAGTACCAGAACCCGGTTCCGACCTACGCCACCTCCCGGACCTTCCGGTCCAGTGAGGCCGCCCAGGAGTTCGCCGCAAACGACAGCAACGCGATCGTCGGCGGGGTGGCCGACTTCCCGCGTGAGGACCTCAAAGCCCTGGAGCACTATCGCCTGGTCCGGGTCTCCGAGGACGCCACCGTCCGCCAGCAGAAACTCGCGAATCTCGAGTTCCGCGAGGGCGAACAGCCCACCTGGGTCAAGCTCTTCGAGCGTGTCCCCGGCGCGACCATCGAGGGTGAGGGCCCGGCAGACTCGACTGTGACCGCCACGGTCGAGCTGGAGTCGAACGCTCCCTACAACGACAGCACGTTCACCTACACCCAGCACGCCGAGACGGACGCGAACGGCGACTTCGAGATGACCCTGCCCTACGCCTCGACCGACTACGATGCGTGGGGCCCCGAGGACGGGTACACCAACACGAGTGTGCGGGCCACCGGCCCCTACGAGTTCAGCACGCCGACGACTGTGGACCGGGCGAACGAGACGATGACGACCCACAGCGCCACCGTCGACGTGCCTGAAGGGACCGTGATCGGAGCGAGCGACGAGCCCATCACGGTGACCCTCGACGAACAGGTGATCGACACGGGCCAGGAGGACACCCAGACCGACACGAACACGACTGACACCACGAACGAGACCGTCGAGTCCGTCGGCACGAGTGGCCTCCCCGAAGTCACGGCCCAGCCCACCGAGTAA